The following proteins are encoded in a genomic region of Sesamum indicum cultivar Zhongzhi No. 13 linkage group LG8, S_indicum_v1.0, whole genome shotgun sequence:
- the LOC105167630 gene encoding cyclic nucleotide-gated ion channel 2-like isoform X3 — protein MLFSSHVQTAMSKLIGKLFRSSDDDFTEYPTDCYACTQVGVPVFHSTTCDPVHKPEWEASAGSSLVPITSRSSRNSSAAKNRRLIVDPRSTNVQRWNRLIVLARGVALATDPLYFFSISVSGGGGGGGRPFIYMDGGMATLATVVRTCVDLVHMCHLLVRFRLAYVSRESLVVGCGKLVRDPRAIASHYLLSANGFWFDVFVVLPIPQATYWLLVPMLLRENRIEELTIILQLTFLVQFLPKVYHCYCLMRGMRKVTGYIFGSIWWGFCLNLIAYFLASNASGGYWYILAVRRIASCLTQNCDTRSCNLPLSCSMEACRPTSTNPHGNNSLIVAKTQMCLDSLGPFPYGIYQFALPLMSTDSFTAKILYSNLWGLMALSTMGNNLEPTSQCLEVLFSICMVLAGLLLFTLLIGNIQVFLHAVMMRRRKMQLRYRDMEWWMKHRQLPSQLRRRVRKYEHQIWEMMGGQDEMELIKDLPSGLRREIKRYICLDLIKKVPLFHNLDDLVLDNICDRVKPLLYSKDEKVQRPFYSSALLTFYPTVLQTKFLLCLECLKKTRISSSEKEIQCSGWFSLSADESAGVKVS, from the exons ATGCTGTTCAGTTCCCATGTCCAGACCGCCATGTCCAA GTTAATAGGAAAGCTTTTCCGGAGCTCCGACGATGATTTTACTGAGTATCCGACCGATTGCTACGCATGCACACAGGTGGGCGTCCCCGTTTTCCACTCAACCACATGCGACCCAGTTCACAAGCCCGAGTGGGAGGCCTCCGCCGGTTCTTCCCTTGTCCCCATCACGAGCCGCTCCAGCAGAAACAGCTCCGCCGCGAAGAACCGGCGGCTGATTGTCGACCCCCGCAGCACAAATGTGCAGCGGTGGAACCGGTTAATTGTGTTGGCCCGAGGCGTGGCGCTGGCCACTGACCCTCTCTACTTTTTCTCTATATCCGTCAGCGGAGGCGGAGGTGGAGGTGGGAGGCCGTTCATTTACATGGACGGTGGCATGGCGACATTGGCTACAGTGGTCCGGACGTGCGTGGACCTGGTGCACATGTGCCACCTCCTGGTCAGGTTCCGGTTGGCGTACGTGTCGAGGGAGTCGCTGGTTGTCGGCTGCGGGAAACTCGTGCGGGACCCACGTGCGATCGCCTCTCACTATTTGCTCTCCGCCAATGGGTTTTGGTTCgatgtatttgttgtattgCCCATTCCTCAG GCTACGTATTGGCTTCTAGTTCCGATGCTATTAAGGGAAAATAGAATTGAGGAGTTGACAATAATTCTTCAGCTAACGTTCCTAGTCCAGTTCCTTCCCAAGGTCTATCATTGCTATTGTCTAATGCGAGGAATGCGCAAAGTTACAGGATACATCTTCGGCAGCATTTGGTGGGGCTTTTGTCTTAATCTCATAGCATACTTCCTCGCATCTAAT GCATCAGGAGGATACTGGTATATCCTAGCTGTCCGACGGATAGCATCGTGCCTCACTCAAAACTGTGACACAAGAAGCTGTAATCTCCCACTATCTTGCTCGATGGAAGCTTGTCGTCCTACATCCACAAATCCTCATGGTAACAATTCACTTATAGTTGCTAAAACTCAAATGTGCTTGGATAGCCTTGGACCTTTTCCCTATGGGATTTATCAGTTCGCCCTTCCTCTCATGTCGACCGATTCTTTCACTGCTAAAATTCTCTATTCGAACCTTTGGGGCCTAATGGCTCTCAG CACTATGGGGAACAATCTTGAACCGACAAGCCAATGTCTAGAAGTGTTGTTTTCCATATGCATGGTGCTAGCTGGTTTGCTGCTATTCACACTGTTGATTGGAAATATTCAG GTTTTTCTGCATGCTGTCatgatgaggaggaggaaaaTGCAACTACGGTATCGCGACATGGAGTGGTGGATGAAGCACAGACAATTACCGTCTCAGCTCAGACGAAGAGTAAGGAAATATGAACACCAAATATGGGAGATGATGGGAGGACAAGATGAGATGGAATTGATCAAGGATTTGCCGTCAGGCCTCAGACGAGAGATTAAGCGCTATATTTGCTTAGATCTGATAAAAAAG GTGCCACTGTTCCACAACTTAGACGATCTTGTCCTCGACAACATTTGTGATCGAGTCAAGCCTCTATTGTACTCAAAAGATGAAAAGGTTCAAAGGCCTTTCTATAGTTCTGCACTCTTGACTTTCTACCCCACTGTTCTTCAGACTAAATTTTTGCTTTGCTTAGAATGtctcaagaaaacaagaatctC ATCATCAGAGAAGGAGATCCAGTGCAGCGGATGGTTTTCATTGTCTGCGGACGAGTCAGCAGGAGTCAAGGTCTCATAA
- the LOC105167630 gene encoding cyclic nucleotide-gated ion channel 2-like isoform X2, with amino-acid sequence MLFSSHVQTAMLIGKLFRSSDDDFTEYPTDCYACTQVGVPVFHSTTCDPVHKPEWEASAGSSLVPITSRSSRNSSAAKNRRLIVDPRSTNVQRWNRLIVLARGVALATDPLYFFSISVSGGGGGGGRPFIYMDGGMATLATVVRTCVDLVHMCHLLVRFRLAYVSRESLVVGCGKLVRDPRAIASHYLLSANGFWFDVFVVLPIPQATYWLLVPMLLRENRIEELTIILQLTFLVQFLPKVYHCYCLMRGMRKVTGYIFGSIWWGFCLNLIAYFLASNASGGYWYILAVRRIASCLTQNCDTRSCNLPLSCSMEACRPTSTNPHGNNSLIVAKTQMCLDSLGPFPYGIYQFALPLMSTDSFTAKILYSNLWGLMALSTMGNNLEPTSQCLEVLFSICMVLAGLLLFTLLIGNIQVFLHAVMMRRRKMQLRYRDMEWWMKHRQLPSQLRRRVRKYEHQIWEMMGGQDEMELIKDLPSGLRREIKRYICLDLIKKVPLFHNLDDLVLDNICDRVKPLLYSKDEKIIREGDPVQRMVFIVCGRVSRSQGLIRGKVATSILEAGSFLGDELISWCLRRPFLDRLPASSATFTCTQPAEAFALEADDLRYITDNFRYHFANEGLKWTARYYSSNWRTWAAVNIQLAWRHYARRTRSGVVDRVSENGGGDSDRRLRKYAAMFLSLRPHDHLE; translated from the exons ATGCTGTTCAGTTCCCATGTCCAGACCGCCAT GTTAATAGGAAAGCTTTTCCGGAGCTCCGACGATGATTTTACTGAGTATCCGACCGATTGCTACGCATGCACACAGGTGGGCGTCCCCGTTTTCCACTCAACCACATGCGACCCAGTTCACAAGCCCGAGTGGGAGGCCTCCGCCGGTTCTTCCCTTGTCCCCATCACGAGCCGCTCCAGCAGAAACAGCTCCGCCGCGAAGAACCGGCGGCTGATTGTCGACCCCCGCAGCACAAATGTGCAGCGGTGGAACCGGTTAATTGTGTTGGCCCGAGGCGTGGCGCTGGCCACTGACCCTCTCTACTTTTTCTCTATATCCGTCAGCGGAGGCGGAGGTGGAGGTGGGAGGCCGTTCATTTACATGGACGGTGGCATGGCGACATTGGCTACAGTGGTCCGGACGTGCGTGGACCTGGTGCACATGTGCCACCTCCTGGTCAGGTTCCGGTTGGCGTACGTGTCGAGGGAGTCGCTGGTTGTCGGCTGCGGGAAACTCGTGCGGGACCCACGTGCGATCGCCTCTCACTATTTGCTCTCCGCCAATGGGTTTTGGTTCgatgtatttgttgtattgCCCATTCCTCAG GCTACGTATTGGCTTCTAGTTCCGATGCTATTAAGGGAAAATAGAATTGAGGAGTTGACAATAATTCTTCAGCTAACGTTCCTAGTCCAGTTCCTTCCCAAGGTCTATCATTGCTATTGTCTAATGCGAGGAATGCGCAAAGTTACAGGATACATCTTCGGCAGCATTTGGTGGGGCTTTTGTCTTAATCTCATAGCATACTTCCTCGCATCTAAT GCATCAGGAGGATACTGGTATATCCTAGCTGTCCGACGGATAGCATCGTGCCTCACTCAAAACTGTGACACAAGAAGCTGTAATCTCCCACTATCTTGCTCGATGGAAGCTTGTCGTCCTACATCCACAAATCCTCATGGTAACAATTCACTTATAGTTGCTAAAACTCAAATGTGCTTGGATAGCCTTGGACCTTTTCCCTATGGGATTTATCAGTTCGCCCTTCCTCTCATGTCGACCGATTCTTTCACTGCTAAAATTCTCTATTCGAACCTTTGGGGCCTAATGGCTCTCAG CACTATGGGGAACAATCTTGAACCGACAAGCCAATGTCTAGAAGTGTTGTTTTCCATATGCATGGTGCTAGCTGGTTTGCTGCTATTCACACTGTTGATTGGAAATATTCAG GTTTTTCTGCATGCTGTCatgatgaggaggaggaaaaTGCAACTACGGTATCGCGACATGGAGTGGTGGATGAAGCACAGACAATTACCGTCTCAGCTCAGACGAAGAGTAAGGAAATATGAACACCAAATATGGGAGATGATGGGAGGACAAGATGAGATGGAATTGATCAAGGATTTGCCGTCAGGCCTCAGACGAGAGATTAAGCGCTATATTTGCTTAGATCTGATAAAAAAG GTGCCACTGTTCCACAACTTAGACGATCTTGTCCTCGACAACATTTGTGATCGAGTCAAGCCTCTATTGTACTCAAAAGATGAAAAG ATCATCAGAGAAGGAGATCCAGTGCAGCGGATGGTTTTCATTGTCTGCGGACGAGTCAGCAGGAGTCAAGGTCTCATAAGAGGAAAAGTGGCCACAAGCATACTAGAAGCTGGAAGCTTTCTCGGAGATGAATTGATCTCATGGTGCCTTCGCCGGCCGTTTCTTGACCGCCTTCCGGCATCATCAGCAACATTCACCTGTACTCAACCAGCAGAAGCGTTTGCTCTTGAGGCAGATGATTTGCGATACATAACAGATAACTTCCGTTACCATTTTGCAAACGAGGGCCTGAAGTGGACGGCAAGGTACTACTCGTCCAATTGGAGGACGTGGGCTGCTGTCAATATACAATTGGCCTGGCGGCATTACGCGAGGAGGACAAGGAGTGGCGTGGTTGATCGTGTATCAGAGAATGGTGGTGGGGATAGTGATCGTCGGCTCAGGAAGTATGCTGCCATGTTCTTGTCTCTTAGGCCTCATGATCATCTTGAATGA
- the LOC105167630 gene encoding cyclic nucleotide-gated ion channel 2-like isoform X1, which produces MLFSSHVQTAMSKLIGKLFRSSDDDFTEYPTDCYACTQVGVPVFHSTTCDPVHKPEWEASAGSSLVPITSRSSRNSSAAKNRRLIVDPRSTNVQRWNRLIVLARGVALATDPLYFFSISVSGGGGGGGRPFIYMDGGMATLATVVRTCVDLVHMCHLLVRFRLAYVSRESLVVGCGKLVRDPRAIASHYLLSANGFWFDVFVVLPIPQATYWLLVPMLLRENRIEELTIILQLTFLVQFLPKVYHCYCLMRGMRKVTGYIFGSIWWGFCLNLIAYFLASNASGGYWYILAVRRIASCLTQNCDTRSCNLPLSCSMEACRPTSTNPHGNNSLIVAKTQMCLDSLGPFPYGIYQFALPLMSTDSFTAKILYSNLWGLMALSTMGNNLEPTSQCLEVLFSICMVLAGLLLFTLLIGNIQVFLHAVMMRRRKMQLRYRDMEWWMKHRQLPSQLRRRVRKYEHQIWEMMGGQDEMELIKDLPSGLRREIKRYICLDLIKKVPLFHNLDDLVLDNICDRVKPLLYSKDEKIIREGDPVQRMVFIVCGRVSRSQGLIRGKVATSILEAGSFLGDELISWCLRRPFLDRLPASSATFTCTQPAEAFALEADDLRYITDNFRYHFANEGLKWTARYYSSNWRTWAAVNIQLAWRHYARRTRSGVVDRVSENGGGDSDRRLRKYAAMFLSLRPHDHLE; this is translated from the exons ATGCTGTTCAGTTCCCATGTCCAGACCGCCATGTCCAA GTTAATAGGAAAGCTTTTCCGGAGCTCCGACGATGATTTTACTGAGTATCCGACCGATTGCTACGCATGCACACAGGTGGGCGTCCCCGTTTTCCACTCAACCACATGCGACCCAGTTCACAAGCCCGAGTGGGAGGCCTCCGCCGGTTCTTCCCTTGTCCCCATCACGAGCCGCTCCAGCAGAAACAGCTCCGCCGCGAAGAACCGGCGGCTGATTGTCGACCCCCGCAGCACAAATGTGCAGCGGTGGAACCGGTTAATTGTGTTGGCCCGAGGCGTGGCGCTGGCCACTGACCCTCTCTACTTTTTCTCTATATCCGTCAGCGGAGGCGGAGGTGGAGGTGGGAGGCCGTTCATTTACATGGACGGTGGCATGGCGACATTGGCTACAGTGGTCCGGACGTGCGTGGACCTGGTGCACATGTGCCACCTCCTGGTCAGGTTCCGGTTGGCGTACGTGTCGAGGGAGTCGCTGGTTGTCGGCTGCGGGAAACTCGTGCGGGACCCACGTGCGATCGCCTCTCACTATTTGCTCTCCGCCAATGGGTTTTGGTTCgatgtatttgttgtattgCCCATTCCTCAG GCTACGTATTGGCTTCTAGTTCCGATGCTATTAAGGGAAAATAGAATTGAGGAGTTGACAATAATTCTTCAGCTAACGTTCCTAGTCCAGTTCCTTCCCAAGGTCTATCATTGCTATTGTCTAATGCGAGGAATGCGCAAAGTTACAGGATACATCTTCGGCAGCATTTGGTGGGGCTTTTGTCTTAATCTCATAGCATACTTCCTCGCATCTAAT GCATCAGGAGGATACTGGTATATCCTAGCTGTCCGACGGATAGCATCGTGCCTCACTCAAAACTGTGACACAAGAAGCTGTAATCTCCCACTATCTTGCTCGATGGAAGCTTGTCGTCCTACATCCACAAATCCTCATGGTAACAATTCACTTATAGTTGCTAAAACTCAAATGTGCTTGGATAGCCTTGGACCTTTTCCCTATGGGATTTATCAGTTCGCCCTTCCTCTCATGTCGACCGATTCTTTCACTGCTAAAATTCTCTATTCGAACCTTTGGGGCCTAATGGCTCTCAG CACTATGGGGAACAATCTTGAACCGACAAGCCAATGTCTAGAAGTGTTGTTTTCCATATGCATGGTGCTAGCTGGTTTGCTGCTATTCACACTGTTGATTGGAAATATTCAG GTTTTTCTGCATGCTGTCatgatgaggaggaggaaaaTGCAACTACGGTATCGCGACATGGAGTGGTGGATGAAGCACAGACAATTACCGTCTCAGCTCAGACGAAGAGTAAGGAAATATGAACACCAAATATGGGAGATGATGGGAGGACAAGATGAGATGGAATTGATCAAGGATTTGCCGTCAGGCCTCAGACGAGAGATTAAGCGCTATATTTGCTTAGATCTGATAAAAAAG GTGCCACTGTTCCACAACTTAGACGATCTTGTCCTCGACAACATTTGTGATCGAGTCAAGCCTCTATTGTACTCAAAAGATGAAAAG ATCATCAGAGAAGGAGATCCAGTGCAGCGGATGGTTTTCATTGTCTGCGGACGAGTCAGCAGGAGTCAAGGTCTCATAAGAGGAAAAGTGGCCACAAGCATACTAGAAGCTGGAAGCTTTCTCGGAGATGAATTGATCTCATGGTGCCTTCGCCGGCCGTTTCTTGACCGCCTTCCGGCATCATCAGCAACATTCACCTGTACTCAACCAGCAGAAGCGTTTGCTCTTGAGGCAGATGATTTGCGATACATAACAGATAACTTCCGTTACCATTTTGCAAACGAGGGCCTGAAGTGGACGGCAAGGTACTACTCGTCCAATTGGAGGACGTGGGCTGCTGTCAATATACAATTGGCCTGGCGGCATTACGCGAGGAGGACAAGGAGTGGCGTGGTTGATCGTGTATCAGAGAATGGTGGTGGGGATAGTGATCGTCGGCTCAGGAAGTATGCTGCCATGTTCTTGTCTCTTAGGCCTCATGATCATCTTGAATGA
- the LOC105167628 gene encoding probable mitochondrial saccharopine dehydrogenase-like oxidoreductase At5g39410 → MCIYGRTHSSGKVSPDQLLFLSKPFSRMSHNSVNQTSSPAPKFYDAIILGASGFTGKYVVREALKFLNAPNSPLKSLALAGRSPGRLAEALKWAVGADSPRNIPLLTADTTDPDSLSRLAAQTKVILNCVGPFRLYGQAVVSACVDAGCDYIDISGEPEFMERMEALYHEKAVEKGSLVISACGFDSVPAEMGLLFHSRQWAGPSAPNRVEAYLSLESDKKIVGNFGTYESAVLGVANADKLVEFRRSRPKRARPAIPGPAPPKGSLIEHHQQLGLWALKLPSADSVVVRRTLATLTENPHGLPGVNETADDLKKREAFWSSVKPAHFGVKLGSKSLLGLFPYIMLGIFIGLLCRIALGRRLLLKYPSFFSLGGFRKEGPSEEEVASATFKMWFVGHGFSDASLASKGNKKPDTEVVTRVAGPEIGYLATPIILIQCALVVLSKRGSLPKGGVFTPGIVFGPTDLQERLQENGISFDFISKNALSA, encoded by the exons atgtgtatatatggaCGCACACATTCCTCCGGTAAGGTCTCTCCAGATCAACTCTTGTTTCTCTCAAAACCCTTTTCAAGAATGTCCCACAACAGCGTCAACCAAACCTCCAGCCCCGCTCCCAAATTCTACGACGCAATAATCCTCGGCGCCTCCGGGTTCACTGGAAAGTACGTTGTCCGCGAAGCTCTTAAGTTCCTCAACGCCCCCAACTCGCCTCTCAAGTCCCTCGCTTTAGCCGGGCGGAGCCCCGGGAGACTGGCCGAAGCCCTCAAATGGGCTGTCGGTGCGGATTCGCCACGCAACATCCCCCTCCTCACTGCAGATACTACAGACCCGGATTCCCTCTCCCGGCTCGCCGCCCAAACCAAGGTTATACTGAATTGCGTCGGTCCGTTTCGGCTCTACGGGCAGGCCGTGGTCTCGGCCTGCGTGGATGCGGGCTGCGATTATATTGACATTAGCGGGGAGCCCGAGTTCATGGAGAGGATGGAGGCCTTGTACCACGAGAAAGCAGTTGAGAAGGGGTCTCTGGTGATTTCTGCTTGTGGATTTGATTCCGTTCCGGCGGAGATGGGGCTGTTGTTTCATTCCAGGCAATGGGCCGGGCCGTCGGCTCCTAACCGGGTGGAGGCGTATTTGAGCTTGGAGTCGGATAAGAAGATTGTTGGGAACTTTGGTACGTATGAATCAGCAGTTCTTGGGGTGGCTAATGCTGATAAGTTGGTGGAGTTCAGAAGGTCCAGGCCCAAAAGAGCCCGGCCCGCG ATTCCGGGACCGGCACCTCCGAAAGGATCACTCATAGAACACCACCAGCAGCTCGGCCTGTGGGCTCTAAAGCTCCCATCAGCCGACTCCGTTGTTGTACGAAGAACGCTAGCTACTCTGACCGAAAATCCCCACGGCCTACCCGGTGTTAACGAAACTGCCGACGACCTTAAGAAGAGGGAGGCATTCTGGTCATCTGTGAAGCCGGCTCATTTTGGTGTGAAACTAGGTTCAAAGTCATTGCTCGGTCTATTTCCTTACATCATGCTCGGGATATTCATCGGTCTCTTATGCAGGATCGCCCTGGGTAGACGGCTTCTCCTGAAATACCCCTCCTTCTTCAGCCTTGGAGGGTTCAGAAAAGAAGGGCCTTCCGAGGAGGAAGTGGCGAGCGCTACGTTTAAAATGTGGTTTGTCGGGCATGGTTTTAGTGATGCTAGTCTAGCATcaaaaggaaacaagaagCCCGATACTGAGGTAGTAACGAGGGTGGCAGGCCCGGAGATTGGTTATCTGGCCACTCCCATAATTCTAATTCAATGCGCGCTTGTTGTGCTGAGCAAGCGTGGTAGCCTGCCTAAGGGAGGTGTTTTCACGCCCGGGATTGTGTTCGGCCCAACCGACTTGCAAGAACGGCTCCAGGAGAACGGAATATCGTTCGATTTCATTTCAAAGAACGCCCTTTCTGCCTGA